One window from the genome of Pyxicephalus adspersus chromosome 6, UCB_Pads_2.0, whole genome shotgun sequence encodes:
- the GNGT2 gene encoding guanine nucleotide-binding protein G(I)/G(S)/G(O) subunit gamma-T2, with translation MAQDMTEKDLLKMEVEQLRKEIKTERALVSKSAQEMKNYVESLATEDPLLKGVPEDKNPFKEKGGCEVS, from the exons ATGGCCCAAGACATGACAGAGAAGGACCTTCTAAAGATGGAAGTAGAACAGTTAAGAAAGGAGATAAAGACAGAGAGGGCGTtg gtttccaaGTCTGCACAAGAAATGAAGAACTACGTTGAATCTCTAGCAACAGAAGATCCATTGCTAAAAGGAGTTCCCGAAGATAAAAATCCATTCAAAGAGAAAGGTGGATGTGAGGTTTCCTGA